Proteins encoded by one window of Prosthecobacter vanneervenii:
- a CDS encoding YifB family Mg chelatase-like AAA ATPase — MIARTYSATLLGVDAVEVEIESYDGGGTPKMFIVGLPDASVKESRERVAAAISSCGFMMNDGVTTVNLAPADLKKEGTGFDLPIAISLIAHRARIPMGILAETAMIGELALNGELRPVRGLLAVALEARKKGRKRLLVPKRAAVEASVVAGIDIVGVSNLREAVEYLKEDLEIAPEPCRAAELFGAVSHYDIDFNDVKGQSDAARAIEIAVSGGHGLLMIGPPGTGKSMIAKRIPTIMPSMSEEEAIEITKIHSAAGLLSEASAFVATRPFRSPHHTISDAGLLGGGTNPGPGEVSLAHNGVLFLDELPEFRRSTLEVMRQPLEDGKVTISRAAGSVTFPAKFMLVAAMNPCPCGYYGDLKRECRCGSVVIQRYRQRISGPLLDRIDLHVEVPLVDYRALASGEGGEASQKIRKRVETARALQQERYARQAGVHANSSMTPRLIKKHCELDAEGSGCLEHAMSEMNFSARAHDRILKVARTLADLAGNDKITADNVLEAISYRTLDRRLWA; from the coding sequence ATGATTGCCCGCACCTACTCAGCCACCCTGCTCGGCGTTGATGCCGTCGAGGTGGAGATTGAATCATACGACGGGGGAGGAACTCCCAAGATGTTTATCGTCGGACTTCCGGATGCTTCAGTGAAGGAAAGCCGGGAACGGGTTGCGGCTGCGATCTCCTCATGTGGATTCATGATGAATGACGGTGTGACCACGGTGAACCTGGCGCCGGCAGACCTCAAAAAAGAAGGCACAGGGTTTGATCTGCCGATTGCGATCTCCCTCATCGCTCACCGGGCCAGAATCCCCATGGGAATTCTGGCCGAAACGGCCATGATCGGAGAACTGGCCCTCAATGGTGAACTTCGACCGGTGCGCGGCCTGCTGGCGGTGGCTCTGGAAGCGCGGAAAAAGGGTCGCAAACGCCTGCTGGTCCCTAAACGTGCCGCTGTGGAAGCCAGCGTTGTGGCTGGAATCGACATTGTAGGCGTTTCAAACTTGCGTGAGGCGGTGGAGTATCTCAAAGAGGATCTGGAAATCGCGCCAGAGCCATGTCGAGCGGCGGAATTGTTTGGAGCCGTCTCTCACTACGACATTGATTTTAATGATGTTAAGGGCCAGTCCGACGCGGCGAGAGCCATCGAGATCGCCGTCAGCGGCGGGCACGGTCTGCTTATGATCGGTCCACCAGGTACGGGAAAATCGATGATCGCCAAGCGTATTCCCACGATCATGCCCAGCATGAGCGAGGAGGAGGCTATCGAGATCACGAAAATTCATAGTGCTGCGGGATTGCTCTCAGAGGCGAGCGCCTTTGTAGCCACACGGCCTTTTCGTTCTCCTCATCACACAATTAGCGACGCAGGCCTGCTCGGAGGGGGGACCAATCCCGGGCCGGGGGAAGTCTCTCTGGCTCACAATGGCGTGTTGTTTCTGGATGAGCTGCCCGAATTCCGCCGCAGCACTTTGGAAGTCATGCGTCAGCCTCTCGAAGACGGCAAGGTCACCATCTCACGCGCCGCAGGCAGCGTTACTTTTCCTGCCAAATTCATGCTCGTGGCGGCCATGAATCCATGTCCGTGCGGCTACTACGGAGATTTGAAGCGGGAGTGCCGCTGCGGCTCTGTGGTGATTCAGAGGTACCGCCAGCGCATCAGCGGTCCCTTGTTGGATCGTATCGATCTCCATGTGGAAGTGCCTTTGGTGGATTACAGGGCACTGGCTTCCGGCGAGGGAGGTGAGGCATCTCAAAAAATCCGCAAAAGGGTGGAAACTGCGCGTGCCTTGCAGCAGGAGCGCTATGCCAGGCAAGCCGGTGTCCATGCCAACAGCAGCATGACACCACGGCTCATCAAAAAGCACTGTGAGCTGGATGCTGAGGGCTCGGGCTGTCTTGAGCATGCCATGAGCGAGATGAACTTCAGCGCACGCGCGCATGACCGTATTCTCAAAGTGGCGCGCACTCTGGCTGATCTGGCCGGGAACGATAAAATAACGGCGGATAATGTGCTCGAAGCCATCAGTTATCGAACGTTGGATCGAAGGCTGTGGGCGTAA
- a CDS encoding TonB-dependent hemoglobin/transferrin/lactoferrin family receptor — protein sequence MKSPPALLHTLSLFMLTCGLPSTAQEQARPTKDIQKSAKKEAEIQNAAGGPVLPEIVVVASRSAQPGADVPASTTVLNQDASVFSLATGMRDYARYEPGVSVPYGVGGSGPAANSRPGTSSINIRGLDGNRVLMTMDGIRQPDQFTFGGAYNIGRDYIDVDSLKQVEVLKNAASSLYGSDALAGVVSFTTIDPEDLLAQSPSGRNSVARLTTRYDSTDDSWGHTLSMAQHAGNVDFLLHCTRRDGHEVDNRGSIEPDHANYNVNNWLSKVVWRPSARDRFELTGEYLERSSDNDLLSARRVVVAAPGVNYNVKSLLLNDDLHRMRFSLEHKYDAAGLGWIFDHLTWSAYYQVAETPEHQVEDRDRITPSYQDRLRIRDYRCRQDHIGANFDFTKAFKTGDLNHTLAYGSQMVTSFSSRVRDATEYNLTTGTQTKIITPDTYPLKDMPDTRTSRVGLYIQDEISWGQNQRHHLTPGVRAEYYHVETNSDPLYLSASAGRTAQDFNQFAIAPKLAYLFKIDEEHSAYFQYANGFRNPSGEELNATITNTAFGYQTVPNPNLKKEASNSFEIGVRRKGKSSSWNLAGYYNHYENFINSFMQVGGTGAPGDPIIYQSTNLSSAEIYGLEFKGDSTLGFIHESLGNFGIFTNAACSQGWDGQNKQPLASVDPFKLVTGLRYRRETWQMELISTYYGRKGSTFSSPGGINQFKTPSALTLDLVARWQLSKNITLSAGIYNLTNQKYWLYQNVRGVDAANPQLDRYTQPGINGRVALTVVF from the coding sequence ATGAAATCACCTCCTGCGTTATTGCACACACTCTCGCTGTTCATGCTTACCTGCGGCCTGCCTTCGACGGCCCAGGAACAAGCCCGGCCCACAAAAGACATCCAAAAATCGGCGAAAAAAGAAGCCGAAATACAAAATGCCGCGGGAGGTCCAGTGCTGCCGGAAATCGTGGTTGTTGCGTCGCGCAGTGCCCAGCCAGGTGCCGATGTTCCTGCCTCGACCACGGTGCTCAATCAGGACGCCAGCGTCTTTTCACTGGCCACCGGCATGCGTGATTATGCACGTTACGAGCCTGGCGTGAGCGTGCCCTACGGCGTGGGTGGCTCGGGACCGGCCGCCAATTCGCGCCCCGGCACCTCTAGCATCAACATCCGTGGACTGGATGGCAATCGAGTGCTCATGACGATGGATGGCATTCGTCAGCCCGATCAGTTCACTTTCGGCGGCGCCTATAACATCGGACGAGACTACATAGATGTGGATTCTCTCAAGCAGGTGGAGGTTCTCAAAAACGCCGCCTCCTCCCTCTACGGCAGCGACGCGCTTGCCGGCGTGGTTTCTTTCACCACCATCGACCCCGAGGATCTGCTCGCGCAATCTCCCTCCGGCAGAAACTCCGTGGCACGTTTGACCACGCGCTACGACAGCACGGATGACAGCTGGGGACACACCCTCAGCATGGCGCAGCATGCTGGCAATGTGGACTTTCTCCTCCATTGCACACGGCGTGATGGACACGAGGTGGATAATCGCGGCTCCATTGAGCCGGATCATGCCAATTACAACGTGAACAACTGGCTCTCCAAGGTGGTGTGGAGGCCTTCAGCGCGAGATCGTTTTGAACTGACGGGCGAATATCTGGAGCGATCCAGCGACAACGATCTCCTCAGCGCACGCCGCGTGGTTGTGGCCGCCCCTGGCGTGAACTACAATGTAAAATCCTTGTTGCTCAACGACGATCTGCACCGCATGCGCTTCAGCCTTGAACACAAATATGATGCTGCAGGGCTCGGCTGGATTTTCGATCATCTGACATGGAGTGCCTATTACCAGGTTGCCGAAACACCCGAGCATCAGGTCGAGGATCGTGACCGAATTACCCCCTCCTATCAGGATCGTCTGCGAATACGCGACTATAGGTGCCGTCAGGATCACATTGGGGCAAACTTCGACTTCACGAAGGCATTCAAAACGGGAGATCTGAATCACACGCTGGCCTACGGCTCCCAAATGGTCACATCTTTCTCCAGTCGTGTTCGTGATGCCACGGAGTACAACTTAACAACTGGCACTCAGACAAAAATCATCACTCCAGACACCTATCCTCTGAAGGACATGCCAGATACGCGCACCTCGCGCGTGGGTCTTTACATCCAGGATGAAATCAGCTGGGGCCAAAACCAGCGCCATCATCTGACACCGGGAGTGCGCGCTGAATACTACCATGTGGAGACGAATTCAGATCCGCTCTATCTGAGCGCCAGCGCCGGTCGGACTGCACAAGATTTTAACCAGTTCGCCATTGCCCCCAAACTTGCCTACCTTTTCAAAATCGATGAGGAGCACAGCGCCTACTTCCAGTATGCGAACGGCTTCCGCAACCCAAGCGGTGAAGAGCTGAACGCGACTATCACAAACACAGCGTTTGGCTACCAGACCGTGCCGAATCCAAATCTGAAGAAGGAAGCCAGCAACAGCTTCGAAATCGGAGTTCGCCGCAAAGGAAAGTCCTCTTCATGGAACCTGGCTGGCTATTACAACCACTACGAAAACTTCATCAACAGCTTCATGCAGGTTGGGGGAACTGGCGCTCCTGGCGATCCCATCATCTATCAGAGCACCAACCTTTCTTCGGCGGAAATCTATGGTCTCGAGTTTAAAGGTGACTCGACGCTCGGCTTCATTCATGAGTCGCTGGGAAACTTCGGCATCTTCACCAACGCCGCTTGCAGCCAGGGCTGGGACGGGCAGAACAAGCAGCCACTTGCCAGCGTTGACCCCTTCAAGCTCGTCACCGGTCTGCGTTATCGCCGGGAGACCTGGCAGATGGAGCTGATCTCGACCTACTATGGCCGCAAAGGCTCCACCTTCTCCTCCCCCGGCGGTATCAACCAGTTCAAAACGCCGAGCGCCCTCACGCTCGACTTAGTTGCCCGCTGGCAGCTTTCCAAAAATATCACTCTCTCTGCCGGCATCTACAACCTCACCAACCAGAAGTACTGGCTGTATCAAAATGTGCGTGGCGTGGATGCAGCAAATCCGCAGCTCGACCGCTACACCCAGCCTGGCATCAATGGGCGGGTGGCATTGACGGTGGTTTTCTAA
- a CDS encoding BamA/OMP85 family outer membrane protein: MKLTATHLLKKHRRLCCLLACTCLLAAAQAHEVHFGQTTVHVQGVEEAQWDPLRAMLMDQLTLNGTGPAGAPLADDLAFFVRQHFIREGWPEAEVAWKMAKDGIELTVKPGHAVRVGTVTLKGELPLPEDELKKYLLKPTLEREDVDKKLPQWVEADLQQGAGLVQRRLRAEGFLNAETVLLPAPTAGPDMRRDLSLEVKPGPKFIFGQASITGSPPELDKRMQAEMTEARGTPFNEARVQQIQQRLDSICAEHGWLHASTTADYKLGKGGGTVDVVFRVQAGERVRITSITAHEAFSRGAKRVLLAKFKPLKGQLYEAEEADFFFKRALDTGMFSLLDTKVLPDNGSLAAGNLRITGEESKPVTIGFEPGFDTFLGAQMGVTYKNTNWRDSGNTLAAELSYSMAGPVGFVSHTNPAVFNTQHSATTRWALEQFNRFEYNRLGTTLSLDVARRVNHSLSYSVFISTTANTVTSDVLTRSQTGPTNYSLMNLGASVMYDRRDSPVLTRKGWYVSGRIESSTDTLGSGLSFIRSDLRGGWYIPITKKFRFATGAELNTIQGATADKIPIDSRVFNGGPYSVRSFGMRRLGPVTPGGTPLGGTSALFASAEFSYEIIPNLELAFFGDIGSLGQGNNSSALSYSSDFREAIGAGLRYKLPFGPIRIDYGHNPNKRTGEQSGFLHITVGFAF; this comes from the coding sequence ATGAAACTGACCGCCACCCATCTGCTGAAAAAACACCGCCGGCTCTGCTGCCTGCTGGCATGCACCTGCCTGCTGGCGGCGGCACAGGCGCATGAGGTTCATTTTGGCCAGACCACCGTTCATGTGCAGGGAGTGGAGGAGGCGCAGTGGGACCCGCTACGCGCCATGCTGATGGACCAGCTGACCCTCAACGGCACAGGCCCGGCGGGTGCACCGCTGGCGGATGACCTGGCGTTTTTTGTGCGCCAGCATTTCATCCGCGAGGGATGGCCCGAAGCGGAGGTGGCCTGGAAGATGGCCAAGGATGGAATCGAGCTGACGGTGAAGCCGGGCCACGCCGTACGCGTGGGCACAGTGACGCTGAAAGGCGAGCTGCCTCTGCCTGAAGACGAGCTGAAAAAATACCTGCTCAAGCCCACGCTGGAGCGCGAAGACGTGGACAAAAAGCTGCCCCAGTGGGTGGAGGCGGACCTGCAGCAGGGAGCTGGGCTGGTGCAGAGGCGCCTGCGCGCCGAGGGCTTTCTGAATGCAGAGACAGTGCTGCTGCCTGCACCGACGGCGGGCCCGGACATGCGGCGGGATCTGTCACTGGAAGTCAAGCCAGGGCCCAAGTTCATCTTCGGCCAGGCCTCCATCACGGGATCGCCTCCGGAACTGGACAAACGGATGCAGGCGGAGATGACCGAGGCACGAGGCACGCCATTCAATGAAGCCCGCGTGCAGCAGATCCAGCAGCGGCTGGACTCCATCTGCGCCGAGCATGGCTGGCTGCATGCTTCCACCACCGCCGACTACAAACTGGGAAAAGGCGGGGGCACGGTGGATGTGGTGTTTCGTGTACAGGCCGGGGAGCGGGTGCGCATCACCAGCATCACAGCACATGAGGCTTTCAGCCGTGGGGCCAAGCGCGTATTGCTGGCCAAGTTTAAACCGCTCAAAGGCCAGCTGTACGAGGCCGAGGAGGCGGACTTCTTTTTCAAGCGTGCGCTGGACACCGGCATGTTCTCCCTGCTGGACACCAAGGTGCTGCCAGACAATGGCAGCCTGGCAGCAGGCAATCTGCGCATCACTGGCGAGGAATCGAAACCAGTCACCATCGGTTTTGAGCCCGGCTTTGACACTTTCCTTGGCGCGCAGATGGGCGTGACCTATAAAAACACAAACTGGCGTGACTCAGGCAACACGCTGGCGGCAGAACTTAGCTACAGCATGGCTGGGCCGGTGGGCTTTGTGAGTCACACGAATCCGGCGGTGTTTAACACTCAGCACTCGGCCACAACACGCTGGGCGCTGGAGCAGTTCAACCGCTTTGAGTACAACCGTCTCGGCACCACTCTGAGCCTGGACGTGGCACGCCGGGTAAACCACTCGCTGAGTTATTCCGTTTTCATCAGCACAACGGCAAATACCGTGACCTCCGATGTGCTGACACGAAGCCAGACCGGCCCGACGAACTATTCGCTAATGAATCTGGGCGCGAGCGTGATGTACGACCGCCGCGACAGTCCAGTGCTGACCAGAAAGGGGTGGTATGTGTCCGGCCGAATCGAAAGCTCCACAGACACCTTGGGCTCAGGCCTTAGCTTTATACGTTCAGACCTCCGAGGCGGGTGGTATATTCCGATCACCAAAAAGTTCCGCTTCGCCACCGGGGCTGAGCTGAACACCATCCAGGGTGCCACCGCGGACAAGATACCCATCGACAGCCGTGTGTTCAACGGAGGCCCCTACAGTGTACGCTCCTTTGGCATGCGCAGGCTGGGCCCGGTGACCCCGGGAGGCACACCGCTGGGAGGGACCTCGGCGCTGTTTGCCAGCGCCGAGTTTTCCTATGAGATCATTCCGAATCTCGAGCTGGCCTTCTTTGGTGACATCGGCAGCCTTGGACAGGGCAACAACTCATCGGCTCTCTCTTACTCATCGGACTTTCGCGAGGCCATCGGTGCCGGCCTGCGCTACAAGCTGCCGTTTGGTCCGATCCGCATCGACTACGGGCACAACCCAAACAAACGGACCGGCGAGCAGAGCGGCTTCCTTCACATCACGGTAGGATTCGCATTCTAG
- a CDS encoding helix-turn-helix domain-containing protein gives MPPTVPEPPYCTWVTAPERLEADWPGATTAEALVAHLNFRGEAELRWSNGDITIISPRTICWLRAHPDELPIARRLASRSRHECLTLVFPDAWLQQTLSGVTSQAGEAFQPLISSSTRSLLLVPLTDADEGWARGAMPPHLCSQARHLLESARLTEFFIHSIFRHDTAPEKVTAVSRTLRVAKDRVQRVKDQVLSQIDAPPSLDELAAAVGCNPSYLSRTFTQIEGVTLSQWLRRIRIEHAASLIASGKCNVSEAALEVGYQSFSHFSRAFAEEKGVPPSQWVRRLGSSQ, from the coding sequence ATGCCACCTACCGTTCCAGAACCTCCCTACTGCACCTGGGTCACTGCCCCTGAGCGTCTCGAGGCAGACTGGCCGGGTGCCACGACAGCAGAAGCACTGGTGGCGCATCTCAATTTTCGGGGTGAGGCCGAACTTCGATGGTCGAACGGGGACATCACAATCATTTCACCACGAACCATCTGCTGGTTGCGTGCCCATCCCGATGAACTGCCGATCGCCCGCCGTCTGGCCAGCCGCAGCAGACATGAATGCCTCACACTCGTCTTTCCAGATGCCTGGCTGCAGCAGACCCTGAGCGGCGTAACCTCACAGGCAGGTGAAGCCTTTCAGCCACTGATCTCCAGCTCCACTCGCAGCCTGTTGCTCGTGCCGCTGACAGATGCGGATGAGGGCTGGGCACGAGGAGCCATGCCACCGCACCTATGCTCTCAGGCCAGGCATCTGCTGGAATCCGCCCGTCTCACGGAGTTCTTCATTCATTCCATCTTCCGCCACGACACCGCCCCCGAGAAAGTCACTGCCGTGAGCCGCACGCTGCGGGTGGCCAAGGACCGGGTGCAGCGTGTGAAAGACCAGGTGCTCTCGCAGATTGATGCCCCCCCTTCCCTGGATGAACTGGCCGCAGCCGTCGGCTGCAATCCGAGCTACCTGAGCCGCACCTTCACACAGATAGAAGGTGTCACGCTCTCGCAATGGCTGCGCCGCATCCGGATCGAGCATGCGGCGTCCCTCATTGCCAGTGGCAAATGCAACGTCTCTGAAGCAGCTCTGGAGGTGGGCTACCAGAGCTTCTCACACTTCAGCCGGGCCTTTGCCGAGGAAAAGGGCGTTCCACCTTCTCAATGGGTGCGCCGTCTGGGCAGCAGCCAATAG
- a CDS encoding Kelch repeat-containing protein, which produces MKALSLIPLLLAFTSALAKNEPPPELPLPVASFGAAGMPDGSLYFYGGHSGRRHKYNRDEVHGDLFRWKPGAPQWEALAKDEPAQGASLVAAKDGVIRIGGMAARNAKGEKQDLWSSETAARYDTESKHWVPLPKLPQRRSSHDSIVCSNVLYVIGGWRMEGDSDSVWHDTYLTLDLTKPEATWESHPQPFKRRALAVQALGTKIYAIGGMTDENETTSAVSVLDTKTGQWSEGPSLPAGKIGGFGFAAVAHEGRLFASGVTGRLLELRGDSWVAVAKLAHPRYFHRLLSGGAGKLIAIGGESGDGVKAAPEVISVPPIGSAALPEEPAPAAKKS; this is translated from the coding sequence ATGAAAGCCCTCTCACTTATCCCCCTGCTGCTTGCCTTCACCTCTGCGCTGGCGAAGAACGAACCGCCTCCGGAGCTGCCTCTGCCTGTCGCAAGCTTTGGTGCCGCAGGCATGCCAGATGGGTCTTTGTATTTCTACGGTGGTCACAGCGGCAGGCGCCACAAATACAACCGCGATGAAGTGCATGGAGATCTGTTTCGCTGGAAACCTGGCGCTCCCCAATGGGAGGCATTGGCAAAAGACGAACCTGCGCAAGGAGCATCCCTGGTGGCAGCCAAAGATGGTGTGATCCGCATCGGCGGCATGGCGGCGCGGAATGCGAAGGGGGAGAAGCAGGACCTGTGGTCGAGCGAAACTGCGGCGCGCTATGACACCGAAAGCAAACACTGGGTGCCCCTGCCCAAACTCCCGCAACGGCGCTCCAGCCATGACAGCATTGTGTGCAGCAATGTGCTTTACGTCATCGGTGGCTGGCGGATGGAAGGGGATTCGGACTCCGTGTGGCATGACACGTATCTGACGCTGGATCTGACCAAGCCTGAGGCGACTTGGGAAAGCCATCCACAGCCTTTTAAACGCCGCGCTCTCGCTGTCCAGGCCCTTGGGACCAAGATCTATGCCATAGGCGGCATGACGGACGAAAATGAGACCACCAGCGCCGTCTCGGTGCTCGACACGAAAACTGGCCAATGGAGTGAAGGCCCGTCACTGCCAGCAGGAAAAATCGGTGGTTTTGGATTTGCCGCCGTGGCGCATGAGGGTCGGTTATTTGCCAGTGGCGTCACTGGACGGCTGCTCGAACTACGGGGAGATTCCTGGGTGGCAGTGGCCAAACTTGCCCACCCACGGTACTTCCATCGACTGCTGAGCGGAGGCGCTGGCAAGCTCATCGCCATCGGCGGCGAAAGCGGTGACGGCGTCAAAGCTGCGCCAGAAGTCATCTCCGTGCCGCCAATAGGGTCTGCAGCTCTGCCTGAAGAGCCAGCTCCTGCAGCTAAAAAGTCCTGA
- a CDS encoding prenyltransferase/squalene oxidase repeat-containing protein, protein MKTMLFVFFLLAGVLSAQTKQDVQQAITRGLGFLKSRQDAQSGHWVMTEDPALSALVLSALIQNPAGAGASEELQKGYTFLLKNVQPDGGIYTKARANYNTAICLMALVLRARPEDEEVIRRASRYVAHQQNDADTLGKADNPFDGGIGYGGGQGGAHADLSNTSFALEALYYSKKLFQDTSKPIEKQDDLNWDAAIQFVSRCQNRKESNDQPWAGADKNNTGAFGYTPVRRLHVLAKKTEVPFQCVTMAASATQACSASFTPALRRKTRE, encoded by the coding sequence ATGAAAACGATGCTATTCGTCTTTTTCCTGCTGGCAGGAGTTCTATCGGCCCAAACCAAGCAGGATGTTCAGCAGGCCATCACCCGGGGACTCGGTTTTCTTAAATCGCGTCAGGACGCCCAAAGCGGGCATTGGGTGATGACGGAAGACCCGGCGCTGAGTGCACTGGTGCTGTCTGCTTTGATCCAAAATCCTGCTGGCGCAGGTGCGTCCGAAGAGTTGCAGAAGGGCTATACGTTCCTCCTCAAGAATGTCCAGCCGGACGGCGGTATCTACACCAAGGCGCGGGCCAACTACAACACCGCCATCTGCCTCATGGCCTTGGTGCTGCGTGCCCGTCCGGAGGATGAGGAGGTCATCCGTCGTGCTAGCCGCTATGTGGCGCATCAGCAGAATGACGCTGACACCCTCGGCAAGGCAGACAATCCTTTTGACGGTGGCATAGGCTACGGCGGAGGGCAGGGAGGAGCACATGCTGACCTATCCAATACCTCCTTCGCACTGGAGGCCTTGTATTACTCAAAAAAGCTTTTTCAAGACACCAGTAAGCCAATAGAAAAACAGGACGACCTCAACTGGGATGCCGCCATCCAGTTCGTCTCACGCTGCCAGAACCGTAAAGAATCCAATGACCAGCCTTGGGCAGGCGCTGACAAAAATAACACAGGGGCTTTTGGCTACACTCCAGTGCGCAGGCTCCACGTGCTGGCAAAAAAGACGGAGGTCCCATTCCAATGCGTTACTATGGCAGCATCAGCTACGCAGGCATGCTCAGCTTCATTTACGCCGGCCTTACGCCGGAAGACCCGCGAATGA
- a CDS encoding DMT family transporter: MSTPHIKLQLDPRRGAKAMLLSLACFSGNALLLKDLASHRNVDPWMSMTFRAAIGLALTIILFAPAGTLNLRRSFQSWLLASRGVLGALGTAAYYTTIGPLGAGKATLIGNTWTIFAAIMAAFVLHERLGVVKLFGILLALSGLSLLTGLAPGTIAHFGHHEMVALIGAVLAATVVVVIRQLTRTETSATIFSSQCIYALLLSLPLAMAHFDTLSLMDVLLLTTAALCASFGQLAMTEGFRFLSVAAGGAFQMTVPLVISLSSIALFAEPFTMAQAMGGVLVLWGSYHTVVGGFSRKPAGA, from the coding sequence ATGAGCACCCCTCACATTAAACTCCAGCTCGATCCAAGGCGCGGCGCAAAGGCCATGCTGCTCTCTCTCGCCTGCTTTTCCGGCAATGCCCTGCTGCTGAAGGATCTGGCCTCGCATCGCAATGTGGATCCATGGATGTCGATGACGTTTCGCGCCGCTATCGGCCTGGCCTTGACCATCATTCTCTTTGCACCCGCAGGCACCTTGAACCTGCGCCGTTCATTTCAGAGCTGGCTGCTGGCATCGCGTGGCGTGCTTGGCGCTCTGGGCACGGCAGCCTACTACACCACCATCGGGCCGCTGGGTGCTGGCAAGGCCACGCTCATTGGCAACACCTGGACCATCTTTGCCGCCATCATGGCCGCCTTCGTTCTGCATGAGCGGCTGGGGGTGGTGAAGCTCTTTGGCATCTTGCTGGCGCTTTCCGGCTTGAGCCTGCTGACGGGGCTGGCTCCGGGCACCATCGCTCACTTTGGCCATCACGAGATGGTCGCTCTCATCGGTGCGGTGCTTGCCGCCACTGTGGTGGTGGTCATCCGCCAGCTCACGCGCACAGAGACAAGCGCCACGATTTTTTCATCCCAGTGCATCTACGCCCTGCTTCTCTCCCTGCCGCTGGCCATGGCACATTTTGATACACTGAGCCTGATGGATGTGCTGCTGCTGACTACGGCAGCTCTGTGCGCCAGCTTTGGCCAGCTGGCGATGACGGAAGGCTTCCGCTTCCTTTCCGTGGCCGCTGGAGGCGCTTTCCAGATGACAGTACCGCTGGTCATCTCGCTTTCCAGCATCGCCCTTTTTGCCGAGCCGTTTACCATGGCCCAGGCGATGGGTGGTGTGCTGGTTCTTTGGGGCAGCTATCACACCGTGGTCGGCGGCTTCAGCCGGAAACCCGCAGGCGCCTGA